The following coding sequences lie in one Micromonospora sp. R77 genomic window:
- a CDS encoding globin domain-containing protein — protein MDAARLKQSWSLVAAHGDQVPLYFYSTLFLAHPETRQMFPTNMAGQRDRLVGALGHIVSHVDQVDRLTGFLKDLGADHRKFAVRAEHYPAVGEALLATLQHFLGEAWTDELAQDWAAAYGLIAQVMTEAAQAAEAVNPPWWVAEIVGHERRAFDVAVLTVRPQYLLPFTPGQSIGVSHPAVRAWRYYSPANAPRADGTIELHVRAAPGGAVSSRLVYGSAVGDQISLSAPVGDRLTLWSAGSADLLLLAGGTGWAPVKALVEQVAAEGARRKVDLYVGARSRSEFYDTESIDKLASSSPWLSVTYVVGADLRRPGEFTHPVDRALADGDWRSRHVYVCGSDEMVGHSLSALSQAGYHVGQVHHEGLGKHWYGPAWRTAVQRAAAADDSGGVR, from the coding sequence GTGGACGCGGCACGGCTCAAGCAGAGCTGGTCCCTGGTCGCCGCGCACGGCGACCAGGTGCCGCTCTACTTCTATTCGACGTTGTTCCTGGCTCATCCGGAGACCCGGCAGATGTTCCCGACGAACATGGCGGGGCAGCGGGACCGGCTGGTCGGCGCGTTGGGGCACATCGTGTCCCACGTGGACCAGGTGGACCGGTTGACGGGTTTCCTGAAGGACCTGGGCGCCGATCACCGCAAGTTCGCGGTGCGGGCGGAGCACTACCCGGCGGTCGGTGAGGCGCTGCTGGCGACGTTGCAGCATTTCCTGGGCGAGGCGTGGACGGATGAGCTGGCGCAGGACTGGGCGGCGGCGTACGGGCTGATCGCGCAGGTGATGACGGAGGCGGCGCAGGCGGCGGAGGCGGTGAATCCGCCGTGGTGGGTGGCGGAGATCGTCGGGCATGAGCGGCGGGCGTTCGACGTGGCGGTGCTGACGGTGCGTCCGCAGTACCTGTTGCCGTTCACGCCGGGTCAGTCGATCGGGGTGTCGCATCCGGCGGTGCGGGCGTGGCGGTACTACTCGCCGGCGAACGCGCCGCGGGCGGACGGCACGATCGAGTTACACGTGCGGGCGGCGCCGGGGGGTGCGGTGTCGTCGCGGCTGGTGTACGGGTCTGCGGTGGGGGATCAGATCAGCTTGTCGGCGCCGGTGGGGGACCGGTTGACGTTGTGGTCGGCGGGGTCGGCGGATCTGCTGCTGCTGGCCGGCGGCACCGGTTGGGCGCCGGTGAAGGCGTTGGTGGAGCAGGTCGCGGCGGAGGGCGCGCGACGCAAGGTGGATCTGTACGTGGGGGCGCGGTCGCGCAGCGAGTTCTATGACACGGAGTCGATCGACAAGTTGGCGTCGTCGTCGCCGTGGTTGTCGGTGACGTACGTGGTGGGGGCGGATCTCCGGCGGCCGGGTGAGTTCACGCATCCGGTGGACCGGGCGCTGGCCGACGGGGACTGGCGGTCGCGGCACGTGTACGTGTGTGGTTCGGACGAGATGGTGGGGCATTCCCTGTCGGCGTTGTCGCAGGCTGGTTACCACGTGGGTCAGGTGCACCACGAGGGGCTGGGGAAGCACTGGTACGGGCCGGCGTGGCGCACCGCGGTGCAGCGGGCGGCGGCGGCCGACGATTCCGGAGGTGTGCGGTGA
- a CDS encoding bifunctional nuclease family protein: protein MRELSVVGVRVELPSNQPIVLLREVEGDRYLPIWIGAVEATAIAYEQQGVKPARPLTHDLLRDVLAALQAPLRAVEITELKENVFYADLLIGDGVRVSARPSDSIALALRVGAPIRCAEQVLSEAGIVIPDEQEDEVEKFREFLEQVRPEDFAG from the coding sequence GTGCGCGAGCTGAGCGTGGTCGGAGTTCGGGTGGAGCTGCCCAGCAACCAGCCGATCGTCCTGCTGCGGGAGGTCGAGGGGGACCGCTATCTGCCGATCTGGATCGGCGCGGTCGAGGCGACGGCGATCGCTTACGAGCAGCAGGGGGTCAAGCCGGCCCGGCCGTTGACGCATGATCTTCTGCGGGATGTGCTGGCGGCGTTGCAGGCGCCGTTGCGGGCGGTGGAGATCACCGAGTTGAAGGAGAACGTCTTCTACGCCGATCTGTTGATCGGGGACGGTGTGCGGGTGTCCGCGCGGCCGAGCGATTCCATTGCGTTGGCGTTGCGGGTCGGTGCTCCGATTCGTTGTGCTGAGCAGGTCCTCAGTGAGGCGGGGATCGTGATTCCTGATGAGCAGGAGGACGAGGTGGAGAAGTTCCGGGAGTTCCTGGAGCAGGTGCGTCCGGAGGACTTCGCGGGCTGA
- a CDS encoding group 1 truncated hemoglobin, with translation MTVTQDTAPVSHYERIGGAASVKAAVEVFYDKVLADPELAGYFTDVNMAEQRRHLALMMTVVLGGPDEYAGRGLAEAHQPLRIPVEHYVMVGGHLTATLAELGVPADVIDHVRVVLGQVQDQVVASGTGSGA, from the coding sequence GTGACGGTCACGCAAGACACCGCTCCCGTCTCCCACTACGAGCGCATCGGTGGCGCCGCCTCGGTGAAGGCGGCGGTCGAGGTGTTCTACGACAAGGTGCTGGCGGATCCGGAGCTGGCCGGCTACTTCACGGACGTGAACATGGCCGAGCAGCGTCGGCACCTGGCGTTGATGATGACGGTGGTGCTGGGCGGGCCGGACGAGTACGCGGGGCGGGGTCTGGCGGAGGCGCACCAGCCGCTGCGGATTCCGGTGGAGCACTACGTCATGGTGGGTGGGCACCTGACGGCGACGCTGGCGGAGCTGGGTGTGCCGGCGGATGTCATCGACCATGTCCGGGTGGTGCTGGGGCAGGTGCAGGACCAGGTGGTGGCCTCCGGGACCGGGTCGGGCGCCTGA
- a CDS encoding MerR family transcriptional regulator codes for MHEPHDPEPGTEQQRAGVDDDGSVGYRGVTACHAVGISYRQLDYWARTTLVVPSVRDASGSGTSRLYSFRDLVVLKVVKRLLDAGVSLQNIRRAIEALRSRGVEDLAGITLISDGTTVYECRSPEEVVDLLQGGQGVFGIAIGGAFKEIQGSLSHLPAESVSGAGSEPVGSAPEAPESVESVGDELAARRARRRAG; via the coding sequence ATGCATGAGCCGCATGATCCCGAGCCGGGTACGGAGCAGCAGCGGGCGGGTGTCGACGATGACGGGTCGGTGGGCTACCGGGGTGTGACGGCGTGTCACGCGGTGGGCATCAGTTACCGGCAGTTGGATTACTGGGCGCGGACGACGCTGGTGGTGCCGAGTGTGCGGGACGCGTCGGGTTCGGGGACGTCCCGGTTGTATTCGTTCCGCGACTTGGTGGTGTTGAAGGTCGTGAAGCGGTTGTTGGATGCGGGGGTGTCCCTGCAGAACATCCGTAGGGCGATCGAGGCGTTGCGGTCGCGTGGGGTGGAGGACCTGGCGGGGATCACGTTGATCTCGGACGGGACGACGGTGTACGAGTGCCGTTCCCCGGAGGAGGTGGTGGACCTGTTGCAGGGTGGTCAGGGTGTGTTCGGCATCGCGATCGGTGGTGCGTTCAAGGAGATCCAGGGTTCGTTGTCGCATCTGCCGGCGGAGTCGGTGTCGGGTGCCGGGTCGGAGCCGGTGGGGTCGGCGCCGGAGGCGCCGGAGTCGGTGGAGTCGGTGGGTGACGAGTTGGCGGCGCGGCGGGCGCGGCGTCGGGCGGGCTGA
- a CDS encoding NAD-dependent protein deacetylase, whose translation MTDTFDALTDLVAPGGVVVLSGAGLSTESGIPDYRGPSGVARRHTPMTFQAFTRDADARRRYWARSHLGWRMIARAAPNDGHRAVARLETAGLVTGVITQNVDGLHQAAGSGAVVELHGRLDEVVCLDCGNLTSREELDRRLREANPGFDADVAAVNPDGDVELPDAAVAGFRTVDCAFCGTGMLKPDVVFFGETVPAARVADCFALVEQARALLVLGSSLTVMSGRRFVIRAAKLGIPVGIVNQGPTRGDGYAAVTVDRPLGAVLPDLADRVTGLAPIRPVAAGVPAGRG comes from the coding sequence GTGACGGACACCTTCGACGCGTTGACCGACCTGGTGGCCCCGGGTGGCGTGGTGGTGCTCAGCGGGGCCGGGTTGTCCACCGAGTCGGGGATCCCGGACTACCGGGGCCCCAGTGGCGTCGCCCGCCGGCACACCCCGATGACGTTCCAGGCGTTCACCCGCGACGCGGACGCCCGGCGCCGCTACTGGGCGCGCAGCCACCTGGGGTGGCGCATGATCGCCCGGGCGGCCCCGAACGACGGGCACCGGGCGGTGGCCCGGCTCGAGACCGCGGGACTGGTCACCGGGGTGATCACGCAGAACGTCGACGGTCTGCACCAGGCGGCGGGCAGCGGCGCGGTGGTCGAGTTGCACGGCCGGCTCGACGAGGTGGTCTGCCTGGACTGCGGGAACCTGACCTCCCGGGAGGAGCTGGACCGGCGGCTGCGGGAGGCCAACCCGGGTTTCGACGCCGACGTCGCCGCGGTGAACCCGGACGGTGACGTGGAGCTGCCCGACGCGGCGGTGGCCGGGTTCCGCACGGTGGACTGCGCGTTCTGCGGCACGGGCATGCTGAAACCGGACGTGGTGTTCTTCGGTGAGACGGTGCCGGCGGCGCGGGTGGCGGACTGTTTCGCGCTGGTGGAGCAGGCGCGGGCGCTGCTGGTGCTGGGGTCGTCGTTGACGGTGATGTCGGGTCGCCGGTTCGTCATCCGGGCGGCGAAACTCGGCATTCCGGTCGGGATCGTGAACCAGGGGCCGACCCGTGGCGACGGGTACGCGGCCGTGACGGTGGACCGACCGTTGGGTGCGGTACTGCCCGACCTCGCCGACCGGGTGACGGGCCTGGCACCGATCCGGCCGGTGGCGGCGGGTGTTCCGGCCGGTCGCGGTTAG
- a CDS encoding DivIVA domain-containing protein — protein sequence MSATPISRYDGMQVSGGVQVRMTADRVRRWEFGGTSFTRRGYDPNDVDRFRVQVADELDLLSAQISHLRAENERLTDRVELHRHGVIPSAGSASGLPAAKEVNLLSAAQREAEQIIAQAHDYARRVAEYARVQYESYMRAAEEEAKLEAERAVQEYRSSAGAGFDESVATREALRIFGEMMISHMRAAARHLDDGSEQLARTMDRIASEVTGAAVGGGGPQVALARHQQR from the coding sequence GTGAGCGCGACGCCGATCAGCAGGTACGACGGGATGCAGGTGTCCGGCGGTGTGCAGGTGCGAATGACCGCGGACCGGGTGCGTCGGTGGGAGTTCGGTGGCACGTCGTTCACGCGTCGTGGGTACGACCCGAACGACGTGGACCGGTTCCGGGTGCAGGTGGCCGACGAGTTGGACCTGTTGTCGGCGCAGATCTCGCACCTGCGGGCGGAGAACGAGCGGTTGACCGACCGGGTGGAGTTGCACCGGCACGGGGTCATTCCGTCGGCGGGGTCGGCGTCGGGTCTGCCGGCGGCGAAGGAGGTGAATCTGTTGTCGGCGGCGCAGCGGGAGGCCGAGCAGATCATCGCGCAGGCCCACGACTACGCCCGGCGGGTCGCCGAGTACGCCCGGGTGCAGTACGAGAGCTACATGCGGGCGGCGGAGGAGGAGGCGAAGCTGGAGGCCGAGCGGGCGGTGCAGGAGTACCGCAGCAGCGCGGGCGCCGGTTTCGACGAGTCGGTGGCGACGCGGGAGGCGCTGCGGATCTTCGGCGAGATGATGATCTCGCACATGCGGGCGGCGGCCCGGCACCTCGACGACGGCAGTGAGCAGTTGGCGCGGACGATGGACCGGATCGCGTCGGAGGTCACCGGCGCGGCGGTCGGTGGTGGGGGTCCGCAGGTGGCGTTGGCCCGGCACCAGCAGCGGTGA
- a CDS encoding MerR family transcriptional regulator codes for MSIGEVLGQLRVEFPDVTISKLRFLETEGLVEPQRTPAGYRKYSWDDVARLRFVLAAQRDQYLPLRVIRAQLAEWDASGAAPGRQRPALVAVGPDGAVPGRGDQEPVESSEVRLGRLDLIARSGVDESTLGELERLGVLVSDPPGWYDADALIIAQAVAGLAAYGLEPRHLRGYRTAADREVGLFAQLVAPLVRQSDPAARARAAETARELVALSQQLHAALVRVGLRSTLGR; via the coding sequence ATGAGTATCGGTGAGGTGTTGGGTCAGTTGCGGGTGGAGTTCCCGGACGTCACCATCTCGAAGTTGCGGTTCCTGGAGACCGAGGGTCTGGTGGAGCCGCAGCGGACGCCGGCGGGTTATCGGAAGTACAGCTGGGACGATGTGGCGCGGTTGCGGTTCGTGTTGGCCGCGCAGCGGGACCAGTATCTGCCGTTGCGGGTGATCCGGGCGCAGTTGGCGGAGTGGGACGCGTCGGGTGCGGCGCCGGGTCGGCAGCGGCCGGCGTTGGTGGCGGTGGGTCCTGACGGTGCGGTGCCGGGTCGGGGTGATCAGGAGCCGGTCGAGTCGTCCGAGGTGCGGTTGGGTCGGTTGGATCTGATCGCGCGTAGTGGTGTGGACGAGTCGACGTTGGGTGAGTTGGAGCGGCTCGGTGTGTTGGTGTCGGATCCGCCGGGGTGGTACGACGCGGATGCGTTGATCATCGCGCAGGCGGTGGCGGGGTTGGCGGCGTACGGGTTGGAGCCGCGGCACCTGCGGGGTTACCGGACGGCGGCGGATCGGGAGGTCGGTCTGTTCGCGCAGTTGGTGGCGCCGTTGGTGCGGCAGAGTGATCCGGCGGCGCGGGCTCGGGCGGCGGAGACGGCGCGGGAGTTGGTGGCGTTGTCGCAGCAGTTGCATGCCGCGTTGGTGCGGGTGGGGTTGCGGTCGACGTTGGGTCGGTGA
- a CDS encoding NAD(P)H-binding protein: MRVVIAGGHGKIAKLLERELAGRGDTAVGLIRNPDHAAALRAAGAEPVVVDLEHTDVHTLAGHLTDADAVVFAAGAGPGSGADRKDTVDRAAAVLLADAAQTAGVRRYLLVSSMGVDTPPAAGTDEVWAAYLRAKKAAEDEITGRDLDVTVLRPGRLTDDEPVGRVELARHVTPGAVTRADVARVLLALLYDPATAGLTLELVGGETPIADAITALH, translated from the coding sequence ATGCGAGTCGTCATCGCCGGAGGCCACGGCAAGATCGCGAAACTGCTGGAGCGGGAACTCGCCGGACGCGGCGACACCGCCGTCGGCCTCATCCGCAACCCCGACCACGCGGCGGCCCTGCGCGCCGCCGGCGCCGAGCCGGTCGTGGTCGACCTGGAACACACCGACGTCCACACCCTCGCCGGGCACCTCACCGACGCCGACGCGGTCGTCTTCGCCGCCGGCGCCGGACCCGGCAGCGGCGCCGACCGCAAGGACACCGTCGACCGGGCCGCCGCGGTGCTGCTCGCCGACGCCGCCCAGACCGCCGGTGTACGCCGCTACCTGCTGGTCTCCTCCATGGGCGTCGACACCCCACCCGCCGCCGGCACCGACGAGGTGTGGGCGGCGTACCTGCGGGCGAAGAAAGCCGCCGAGGACGAGATCACCGGCCGGGACCTCGACGTCACCGTGCTGCGCCCCGGCCGGCTCACCGACGACGAACCCGTCGGACGGGTGGAACTCGCCCGCCACGTCACCCCGGGCGCGGTCACCCGCGCCGACGTGGCCCGGGTGCTCCTCGCGCTCCTCTACGACCCCGCCACGGCCGGACTGACCCTGGAACTCGTCGGCGGGGAAACCCCCATCGCCGACGCGATCACCGCCCTGCACTGA